One region of Faecalibacter bovis genomic DNA includes:
- a CDS encoding RteC domain-containing protein, with amino-acid sequence MSYQLKIIYSKLEADLTVLKRKNLNSIDEAENAIQLIEQCLSVIQEKLTNHNFCSTIDEINYFKEEFPKIFRIYYYYKTLFNIESQKYFNCISKFQEIEFYSAHIPQLNSIDEDEINLLRESKSTFNHKSKKLYLRKYFKWRRQNLTTAMNETYVTSSISVAIGKRHAKADVIHYLQKKIDDLNNKSTIQKSPLQWTSSKVLLVELIYALSLTGCINDGEVELNQLILHFEILFNVELDNHNSIIQNIKARKINKTKFIDMLREYLSKKLLD; translated from the coding sequence ATGAGTTATCAATTAAAAATTATTTACAGCAAATTAGAAGCAGATTTAACTGTATTAAAAAGGAAAAATCTTAACAGTATTGATGAAGCAGAAAATGCCATTCAATTAATCGAACAATGTTTATCTGTTATTCAAGAAAAGTTGACTAATCATAATTTCTGTTCTACAATAGATGAGATAAATTATTTTAAAGAAGAATTTCCTAAGATATTTAGAATTTATTATTACTACAAAACATTATTTAATATTGAGAGTCAAAAGTATTTTAATTGTATTTCTAAATTTCAAGAAATTGAATTTTATTCTGCTCATATACCTCAACTTAATTCAATTGATGAAGATGAAATTAACTTATTAAGAGAATCAAAGTCTACTTTTAACCATAAAAGTAAAAAATTATACTTGCGTAAATATTTCAAATGGAGGCGGCAAAATTTAACTACTGCAATGAATGAAACTTATGTGACAAGTTCAATTTCTGTTGCAATTGGTAAAAGACATGCTAAAGCAGATGTAATACACTATCTTCAAAAAAAAATAGATGACTTAAATAATAAGTCAACTATCCAAAAATCTCCACTTCAATGGACATCTTCTAAAGTCTTATTAGTGGAATTAATATATGCTTTATCACTTACAGGATGTATAAATGATGGTGAAGTAGAATTAAATCAACTTATTTTACATTTCGAAATATTATTTAATGTAGAACTCGATAATCACAATAGTATCATTCAAAATATTAAAGCACGTAAGATTAATAAAACTAAGTTTATCGATATGTTACGAGAATATCTCAGTAAAAAACTATTAGATTAA
- a CDS encoding helix-turn-helix domain-containing protein produces MKKFKRIHPEDIQHIREVLFIDLKNYLENNVKSKWLRSKETCKQLGISDSTLKQFRNSNRITFSRIGKVYYYNIEDINYLLEQNKVDRLNI; encoded by the coding sequence ATGAAAAAATTTAAACGAATCCATCCAGAAGATATTCAACACATACGTGAAGTACTCTTTATCGATCTTAAAAATTATTTAGAAAATAACGTAAAATCAAAATGGTTACGATCCAAAGAAACATGTAAACAGTTAGGAATATCAGATTCTACACTTAAACAATTTAGAAACAGTAACAGAATAACATTTTCCCGCATTGGGAAAGTATATTACTACAACATAGAAGACATCAATTATTTACTCGAACAAAACAAAGTAGATAGATTGAACATATAA
- a CDS encoding transcriptional regulator, whose translation MNYIKQLNYFYNKIQYDHKIAPCQIALYLALFQCWNRQRFENPIFVIRDEVMRLSKITSKSTYHRSMNILHDNGYIIYEPSYNPYMGSKIYFQDLSKLNNSAKNTILKNSNGMKKAVAKPSKQTRTKKEQDIDNAMQTPTETPIEPIYKHINNKHINNRENVCKQAQIPSLIFDKKEQNNLSNIQTGKMEEMNQKEKSSAKKEKGTIPTYDEVIEFFQEKYENKQEGEKFFYYFESNGWLVGGKTQMKNWTAAANNWMINMNKYNNPNLNTFGVQKPLDTSPNKRYDEPL comes from the coding sequence ATGAATTACATCAAGCAATTAAATTACTTCTACAACAAAATTCAGTACGATCATAAAATCGCACCTTGTCAAATCGCATTATACTTAGCTTTATTCCAATGCTGGAACAGACAGCGTTTTGAGAATCCAATCTTCGTTATTAGAGATGAGGTAATGCGTTTAAGTAAAATAACTTCTAAGAGCACCTATCATCGTTCTATGAATATTCTACACGATAACGGATACATTATATACGAACCGTCTTATAACCCATATATGGGCAGTAAAATCTATTTCCAAGATTTATCTAAACTTAATAATTCAGCGAAAAACACCATACTAAAAAACAGTAACGGTATGAAAAAGGCAGTTGCTAAACCTAGCAAACAGACCCGTACCAAAAAAGAGCAAGATATAGACAATGCTATGCAAACACCTACCGAAACACCAATAGAGCCTATATATAAACATATAAATAATAAACATATAAACAATAGAGAGAATGTGTGTAAGCAAGCACAAATTCCATCTTTAATTTTTGATAAAAAAGAACAAAATAACCTAAGTAATATTCAGACAGGTAAGATGGAAGAAATGAACCAAAAAGAAAAAAGTTCCGCTAAAAAAGAAAAAGGTACAATTCCCACATATGATGAGGTGATTGAGTTTTTCCAAGAGAAATACGAAAACAAACAGGAGGGAGAGAAGTTCTTCTACTATTTTGAATCCAATGGTTGGTTAGTAGGAGGTAAAACACAAATGAAAAATTGGACTGCAGCTGCTAATAATTGGATGATCAATATGAATAAATACAATAATCCAAACCTAAATACATTTGGAGTTCAGAAACCTTTAGATACCTCACCAAACAAACGATACGACGAACCATTATAA
- a CDS encoding P-loop NTPase family protein, whose protein sequence is MINYQKLLFHLEQRGRKRFNPKFTLQKEDYPFIIRIAAYFLNDEAKCNELEMDLNKGILLTGPIGIGKTTWFQLIQEITVANQKFYYTTCRNVTFEFIQNGYEVIHKYSRGDIHTFSPKNICFDDLGTENNFKYFGNECNVMTEVILSRYDLYISHGIKTYITTNLSAPEIEKFYTKRVRSRLREMMNVLSVPAESKDKRE, encoded by the coding sequence ATGATTAATTATCAAAAACTTTTATTTCATTTAGAACAAAGGGGAAGAAAACGTTTCAATCCTAAGTTCACATTACAAAAAGAAGATTATCCTTTCATCATTCGTATTGCAGCGTATTTCTTAAATGATGAAGCCAAATGCAACGAACTAGAAATGGATTTAAACAAAGGCATTTTATTAACTGGACCAATTGGAATAGGAAAAACTACATGGTTTCAGTTGATTCAAGAAATCACTGTAGCTAATCAGAAATTTTATTACACAACTTGCAGAAATGTAACATTCGAATTTATACAGAATGGGTACGAGGTTATTCACAAATACAGTAGGGGAGATATACATACTTTCTCACCAAAGAATATATGTTTTGATGATCTAGGTACTGAAAATAATTTCAAATACTTTGGAAATGAATGTAATGTGATGACAGAAGTAATTCTCAGTAGATACGACTTGTATATCTCACATGGTATTAAAACATATATCACCACAAACCTTTCGGCTCCAGAAATTGAAAAGTTCTATACTAAGCGTGTCCGTTCACGCCTTCGTGAGATGATGAATGTATTATCTGTTCCTGCAGAAAGTAAGGATAAGAGAGAGTAA
- a CDS encoding DUF6527 family protein: MMNNPVFKNSFVEYIPSDLKQNVLYISMENSICIHLCACGCGEKVVTRLSPNDWDLYYDGKHITMYPSIGNWNFNCRSHYWIRDNRFVFIPDIKKKKKKPWFIFW, translated from the coding sequence ATGATGAATAATCCTGTTTTCAAAAATTCATTTGTAGAGTACATCCCATCTGATTTAAAACAAAATGTACTTTACATCTCTATGGAGAATAGTATTTGTATTCATTTATGTGCTTGCGGATGCGGAGAAAAAGTCGTTACACGATTATCACCCAATGATTGGGATTTATATTACGATGGTAAGCATATCACTATGTATCCTTCCATCGGAAATTGGAATTTCAATTGTAGATCACATTACTGGATTAGAGATAATCGTTTCGTTTTTATACCTGATATTAAGAAAAAGAAGAAAAAACCTTGGTTTATATTCTGGTAA
- a CDS encoding ThiF family adenylyltransferase gives MLQQLINRNMDIERLATEGYSVNFIDGHLVLEHIPYVNQDKQIKWGALVAPLNLKDDYTLDPPTDHVINFMGEFPCDNEGNRINGILLGENIDLSSNLKTNYSFSNKPPEGFTNYYDKFIHYTKIISQYAQEIDAKCKPNLGKPFKLFEKSSAINNLKYYDTNSLRARIYKLNERFNEMRIGIVGLGGSGSYILDFIAKTNVSEIHLYDDDIFCSHNSFRAPGAPEVELLHSQTLKIDYLESVYSRMHQGIKKHPTKINSVNIHELKNLDFVFLSIDTIPVRQNIIEYLKTNQIPFIDVGIGINQQGEQLSVMARVSLNQGNDPNNTIENPEHDLNEIYKSNIQIAEINALNACLAVIKWKQFYGFYTNSQGNYVTNSFCGEPFKIMNDE, from the coding sequence ATGCTTCAGCAACTTATCAATCGTAACATGGATATAGAAAGATTAGCAACTGAAGGTTACAGTGTTAATTTTATAGACGGTCATCTTGTTTTAGAACATATCCCATATGTAAATCAAGATAAACAAATTAAATGGGGAGCTCTTGTAGCTCCTCTAAATTTAAAAGATGATTATACACTTGATCCACCGACTGATCATGTAATTAATTTTATGGGCGAATTTCCGTGTGATAATGAAGGAAATCGTATTAATGGAATACTTTTAGGAGAGAATATCGATCTTTCAAGTAATTTAAAAACTAATTATTCTTTTTCAAACAAACCACCTGAGGGTTTTACGAATTATTACGATAAGTTTATCCATTACACTAAAATAATTAGTCAGTATGCACAAGAAATAGACGCTAAATGTAAACCTAATTTAGGGAAACCATTTAAATTGTTTGAGAAGTCATCTGCAATAAATAATTTAAAATATTACGACACTAATTCTTTACGCGCTAGAATCTATAAATTAAATGAAAGGTTCAATGAAATGAGAATAGGTATAGTAGGCTTGGGAGGTTCCGGCAGTTATATTTTAGATTTTATTGCTAAAACTAACGTGTCAGAAATTCATTTATATGATGATGATATTTTCTGTTCTCACAATTCTTTCAGAGCGCCTGGAGCACCTGAAGTTGAATTACTACATTCCCAAACCTTAAAAATTGATTATTTAGAGAGTGTATATTCTAGAATGCATCAAGGAATTAAAAAACATCCTACAAAGATTAATTCAGTTAACATACATGAATTAAAAAATTTAGATTTTGTTTTTTTAAGTATTGATACTATTCCTGTTAGACAAAATATTATAGAATATTTAAAAACTAATCAAATCCCATTTATAGATGTAGGAATTGGGATAAATCAACAAGGGGAACAACTTTCCGTAATGGCACGTGTTAGTTTAAATCAAGGTAATGATCCCAATAATACGATTGAAAATCCTGAACATGATTTAAATGAAATCTATAAATCTAACATACAAATTGCTGAAATAAACGCTTTAAATGCTTGTTTAGCAGTAATCAAATGGAAACAGTTTTATGGATTTTACACAAACTCACAAGGTAATTATGTAACTAATTCATTCTGCGGTGAACCTTTCAAAATAATGAATGATGAATAA
- a CDS encoding multiubiquitin domain-containing protein, which yields MTLKYTFEGVEYETPNQYINGQELKDLFGVPHTTELFLAIKRPYEDELIENTTKVNLARPGIEQFYVKKKLDYSVNGISFISYKQFISGEEIKLKAGLSLESILFIDVDDEWEDSVIENDELVDLARPGKEKFYTKDQFEIIVNGELKFWNKNQITFDEVLELAGLDTAGNPNTAYTISYDNGHHSKPEGVLVKGKKVKVVNKIRFYASATYQS from the coding sequence ATGACATTAAAATATACATTTGAAGGTGTTGAATATGAAACACCAAATCAATACATCAATGGGCAAGAATTAAAAGACCTATTTGGCGTACCACACACTACAGAATTATTTTTAGCAATTAAGCGTCCTTATGAAGACGAATTAATTGAAAACACCACTAAAGTCAATTTAGCTAGACCTGGGATCGAACAATTCTATGTAAAGAAGAAACTCGATTATTCAGTAAACGGTATTAGTTTCATCTCATACAAACAATTTATATCAGGTGAAGAAATTAAGTTAAAAGCTGGATTATCACTAGAATCAATATTATTTATTGATGTAGATGATGAGTGGGAAGATTCTGTAATAGAAAACGATGAATTAGTCGATTTAGCTAGACCAGGTAAAGAGAAATTTTATACAAAAGATCAATTCGAAATTATAGTAAATGGAGAATTAAAATTTTGGAATAAAAATCAAATCACATTTGATGAAGTTCTTGAGCTTGCAGGGCTAGATACAGCTGGTAATCCTAATACCGCTTACACTATTAGTTACGATAATGGACATCATTCTAAACCTGAAGGTGTCTTAGTAAAAGGAAAGAAAGTTAAAGTAGTAAATAAAATTCGTTTTTATGCTTCAGCAACTTATCAATCGTAA
- a CDS encoding helix-turn-helix transcriptional regulator, with protein MKDESLFYSELGNNILSIRTRKGISQDDLAKEIGLSRPSIANIEKGKQRPSIYILLQLSKILGVDIKELLPESIISYNKIDIGNVISLDKTKSDLFSENFISFLDEI; from the coding sequence ATGAAAGATGAAAGCCTGTTTTACAGTGAATTAGGTAATAATATCTTATCAATTAGAACTAGAAAAGGAATCAGTCAAGACGATTTGGCAAAAGAAATAGGTTTGTCTAGACCCTCAATAGCTAATATTGAAAAAGGAAAACAACGTCCTAGTATCTATATTTTATTACAATTATCTAAAATATTAGGTGTAGATATTAAAGAATTATTACCGGAATCAATTATCTCTTATAATAAGATAGATATTGGAAACGTTATAAGCTTAGATAAAACTAAGTCTGATTTATTTAGCGAAAACTTTATAAGTTTTTTAGATGAAATTTAA
- a CDS encoding ImmA/IrrE family metallo-endopeptidase, with protein sequence MAISKEVSNATKQFIINNEQFFNEAPVIIDDIISHFNIQKKEYAFEDDISGVLIIDKSKDKFTIGINKQGTDQRKNFTIAHELGHFVLHNNDMSNTFVDNIFFRKKADGYTSKEEKIEKEANYFAANILMPEHLVKKEIANLENDWFEDDAVAELAKKFNVSSSAMMYRLINLKLI encoded by the coding sequence ATGGCAATTAGTAAGGAAGTAAGTAATGCAACAAAACAGTTCATTATTAATAATGAACAGTTTTTTAATGAAGCTCCTGTTATTATTGATGATATCATTAGCCATTTTAATATCCAAAAGAAAGAATATGCGTTTGAAGATGATATTTCAGGAGTGTTAATCATTGATAAATCTAAAGATAAATTTACGATTGGTATTAATAAACAAGGTACTGATCAACGTAAAAATTTTACGATTGCTCATGAATTAGGACATTTTGTTCTTCATAATAATGATATGTCTAACACTTTCGTTGATAATATTTTCTTTAGAAAAAAAGCCGATGGTTACACATCAAAAGAAGAGAAAATCGAGAAAGAAGCTAATTATTTTGCAGCTAATATACTTATGCCAGAACATTTAGTAAAAAAAGAGATTGCAAATTTAGAAAACGATTGGTTTGAAGACGATGCAGTAGCTGAATTAGCCAAAAAATTTAATGTAAGTAGTTCTGCTATGATGTATAGATTAATTAATTTAAAATTAATTTAA
- a CDS encoding DUF6943 family protein, whose translation MNLPEIKHYSAKVEIQSNDLFALSKGLNVGKPLEESCPNCFVIRCTNWKQKETYKAILYAAWKTNSFDNYLCGSVIPFIRINDFKKVVTEKAHKAFSNYKRFNNDFQRYLELEKYETSIAKQLQLIRELKQVYIMRNIK comes from the coding sequence ATGAACTTACCAGAAATTAAACATTATTCAGCCAAAGTAGAGATTCAGTCAAATGATCTATTTGCTTTATCCAAAGGTCTAAACGTGGGAAAGCCACTGGAAGAATCTTGCCCTAACTGTTTTGTCATTCGTTGTACCAATTGGAAACAAAAAGAAACGTACAAAGCAATTCTTTATGCAGCCTGGAAGACCAATTCATTCGATAATTATTTATGTGGATCAGTCATTCCGTTTATACGAATCAATGATTTTAAAAAAGTAGTTACTGAAAAGGCTCATAAAGCGTTTAGTAATTACAAAAGATTTAATAATGATTTTCAGCGTTATCTAGAATTGGAGAAATACGAAACTTCAATCGCTAAGCAATTGCAACTCATTCGAGAATTGAAACAGGTGTATATTATGCGAAACATCAAGTAA
- a CDS encoding DUF5675 family protein: MKLELIRSYFPNGTNGILQNAKGIICYTIELPWLNNEVRKSCIPEGKYVLAKRYSQKFGWHIWLKDVQNRTYILMHPANNAKKELLGCIAPVTSLGGAGIGWESKKAFNKVKDLVYQAIDKGQKVELVIRSEM; the protein is encoded by the coding sequence ATGAAGTTAGAACTGATCCGTTCATATTTCCCTAATGGAACAAATGGCATTTTGCAAAATGCAAAAGGTATTATTTGTTATACGATTGAGTTGCCTTGGTTGAACAATGAAGTGAGAAAATCGTGTATTCCGGAAGGGAAATATGTTTTAGCAAAGCGATACAGCCAAAAATTTGGATGGCATATATGGTTAAAGGATGTTCAAAACAGGACTTATATTTTGATGCATCCTGCAAATAATGCGAAAAAAGAATTGTTAGGTTGTATTGCTCCGGTGACTTCCTTGGGTGGAGCTGGAATAGGATGGGAAAGCAAAAAAGCTTTTAATAAAGTGAAGGATTTGGTATATCAAGCGATTGATAAAGGGCAAAAGGTTGAATTGGTGATTAGGAGTGAGATGTAA
- a CDS encoding T6SS effector amidase Tae4 family protein: MNKNTINYILTFFCLLFISSCSNDDETSTFESSKEENLMLHKNNSFLEKNEDVNFIINELSNIQKSNKNTQSSNQYDFIIHKENITYIKTLDGERESYTFFVEKEYKRNLNFVENLVISKKKNSDKFEAAIVTYFFPQGYNVENKNFQVLNSTPLDIDISHFSKSSIPLSKSSGGGCSYEVIETEHSCYSNEHFGAGESGKCDHKGYGPYSTYEVYLSCGSSGGGGGYNPSGPGSGSGGTETGPSGSGGNNGNGGANDGINTGITLPPSCQGMQCDDDAIINKINSILNNNHSASDYFIKNPQDLDILFALGIDFFNQNPNISWSYLENWFFKTREEKDYTYDASYWENPNLTFQRQNLPTWNNFNSAYRKYSNPDDRMLLVNEIGGPVKQAFIDYPQLVRGFCAVTLSYALNYSGVTIPNIPTTGTALGTVRGGDGKYYFLNAKALNAWMRKTFGINPINPKHLYIKGSDGGRNGENFPNLISNNIKGIYSLVSYNAEWASGHADLIQNRLCTYGCHFNDNPPAPIEYIDIWILD, encoded by the coding sequence ATGAATAAAAACACTATTAACTACATTCTAACATTTTTTTGTTTGCTATTTATAAGCAGTTGTAGTAATGATGATGAAACATCGACATTTGAATCTTCTAAAGAGGAAAACTTAATGCTTCATAAAAATAATTCTTTTTTAGAAAAAAATGAAGATGTTAATTTTATTATTAACGAATTGAGCAACATACAAAAATCCAATAAAAACACTCAATCATCCAATCAATATGATTTTATTATCCATAAAGAAAACATTACGTATATAAAAACTTTAGACGGAGAAAGAGAATCTTACACTTTTTTTGTAGAAAAAGAATATAAGCGAAATCTAAATTTTGTAGAAAATCTTGTTATTTCTAAAAAGAAGAACTCTGATAAATTTGAAGCTGCAATAGTTACTTATTTCTTTCCTCAAGGATACAATGTAGAAAATAAAAATTTTCAAGTTTTAAATTCAACACCTTTAGATATTGATATTAGCCATTTTAGTAAATCTTCAATACCTCTTAGCAAATCATCTGGCGGAGGATGTTCTTATGAAGTAATAGAAACTGAACATTCATGTTATAGTAATGAACATTTTGGTGCAGGGGAATCAGGAAAATGTGATCATAAAGGCTATGGTCCCTATTCTACTTACGAGGTATATTTATCTTGTGGTAGTTCTGGTGGCGGAGGCGGTTATAATCCGAGTGGACCAGGTAGTGGTTCAGGTGGGACAGAAACAGGACCTTCTGGCTCTGGAGGTAATAACGGAAATGGAGGAGCTAATGATGGTATAAATACAGGGATTACTTTACCTCCTTCTTGTCAAGGGATGCAGTGTGATGATGATGCTATAATTAATAAAATAAACTCGATCCTAAATAATAATCATAGTGCTAGTGATTATTTTATAAAAAATCCGCAGGATTTAGATATTTTATTTGCCTTGGGTATAGATTTCTTTAATCAAAACCCTAATATTAGTTGGAGTTATTTAGAAAATTGGTTTTTTAAAACAAGAGAAGAAAAAGATTACACTTATGATGCAAGTTATTGGGAAAATCCAAATCTAACATTTCAGCGTCAAAACTTACCAACATGGAACAATTTTAATAGTGCTTACAGAAAATATAGTAATCCTGATGACCGTATGTTATTAGTTAATGAAATTGGAGGTCCTGTTAAACAAGCTTTTATTGATTACCCTCAATTAGTCAGAGGTTTTTGTGCTGTTACTCTTTCATATGCTCTTAACTATTCGGGAGTAACCATTCCAAATATACCTACAACAGGTACAGCTTTGGGAACTGTTCGGGGGGGTGACGGCAAATATTATTTTTTAAATGCGAAAGCTTTAAATGCGTGGATGAGGAAAACCTTTGGTATAAACCCTATTAATCCTAAACATCTGTACATAAAAGGCTCAGATGGCGGTAGAAATGGAGAAAATTTCCCTAATTTAATAAGTAATAATATTAAAGGAATTTATTCTTTAGTTTCTTATAATGCAGAGTGGGCATCTGGACACGCAGATTTAATTCAAAATCGTTTATGCACATATGGTTGTCATTTTAATGATAATCCACCAGCCCCAATAGAATATATAGATATTTGGATTTTAGATTAA
- a CDS encoding WG repeat-containing protein, protein MKYFLFIFLFISSEYTFSQQQNVQDSLSSVFAIARSLDDGFYVISNDNENFGIADSLGKIVLPLEYKFYTIDSNYHKIFAKRLGKSQIIDYTSPNSVIYLDENINFITTTKHYASNEKFFQIFSFKGKIGLIDSYNNLMISPVYDEIISSNRWDYFIVKLNDKFGIVDYQNNFIKKIKYDEIVVGKERFILKKKGNKHEVFLPGLNRI, encoded by the coding sequence ATGAAATATTTTTTGTTTATTTTTTTGTTTATTTCTAGTGAATATACTTTTTCTCAGCAACAAAATGTTCAAGATTCGCTATCATCTGTATTTGCAATTGCACGCTCCTTAGATGATGGATTTTATGTTATAAGTAACGATAACGAAAATTTTGGAATTGCAGATAGTTTAGGAAAAATTGTTTTGCCATTGGAATATAAATTTTATACAATAGATAGTAATTATCATAAAATTTTCGCTAAACGACTTGGTAAATCTCAGATTATTGATTATACCTCTCCAAATAGTGTAATATATTTAGATGAAAATATAAATTTTATTACTACTACTAAACACTATGCATCAAATGAGAAATTTTTCCAAATTTTCTCATTTAAAGGAAAAATAGGACTTATTGATTCTTATAATAATCTTATGATTAGTCCTGTCTACGATGAAATCATAAGTTCTAACCGATGGGATTATTTTATCGTTAAGTTAAATGACAAGTTTGGAATTGTAGATTATCAGAATAATTTTATTAAAAAAATAAAATACGATGAAATTGTGGTTGGAAAAGAAAGATTTATTCTGAAAAAGAAAGGAAATAAACACGAAGTTTTTCTACCCGGATTGAATAGAATTTAA
- a CDS encoding cytochrome c oxidase assembly factor Coa1 family protein has product MTDFDNELVKPKSWFNRNWKWAVPLGCLSTIGLFFVLLFGGLFFGVSKMMSSNDGTTQAVSIINQDQNVKEKLGENIETDGIFSGNISTSNNTGEMNISVPVKGSKGTGTAIIIAEKEFGKWNYEKIAVQIDETGEVIQIQKQY; this is encoded by the coding sequence ATGACAGATTTTGATAATGAATTAGTAAAACCAAAAAGCTGGTTTAATAGAAACTGGAAGTGGGCCGTACCTTTAGGATGTTTATCTACAATTGGTTTATTTTTCGTCTTATTATTTGGCGGGTTGTTTTTTGGTGTATCTAAGATGATGAGTAGTAATGATGGAACTACACAAGCAGTTAGTATTATTAATCAAGATCAAAATGTGAAAGAAAAATTAGGTGAGAATATAGAAACTGACGGAATTTTTAGCGGAAATATTTCTACGTCTAATAACACCGGAGAAATGAATATTTCTGTACCAGTAAAAGGTTCCAAAGGAACAGGAACAGCAATAATAATTGCTGAAAAAGAATTCGGTAAATGGAATTATGAAAAAATTGCAGTTCAGATTGATGAAACAGGCGAAGTAATTCAGATTCAAAAACAATATTAA
- a CDS encoding baeRF3 domain-containing protein, whose amino-acid sequence MSIKDQLLKLANETNSPCITIAFNTHRTIPDNQQDLIKLKNLVKEAEQRLLEKYTKREIADVLEKLEALPDQLEVHKNIESLHIYVSKDTFEFIRTNIPVTNEGVWVDDTFHIRPLIKAMNRVTEYLVLYLTKKGVHLYVAINDSIVREIENEDFPFTENNYNLSHLFSDSDDQTNKIREFYNQVDKAVHRANPEGTLQCLVVSTDDNYGLFIAEADHPTIYLGNISTDFNSPTQKHDFMEAAGEFIQKYQHDNRTKSINEMNEAVGKGLVLTDLEEIYQAAIDGRGDLLIVYQDYQQPVLMKDDRTFEIVDDATAPGVLDDIISTIAWEVISKKGKAIFTGQDEIKDLGNVVLKTRY is encoded by the coding sequence ATGAGTATAAAAGATCAATTATTAAAACTTGCAAACGAAACAAATTCGCCTTGTATTACAATAGCATTTAACACCCATCGTACAATTCCAGATAATCAACAAGATCTGATTAAGTTAAAAAATCTTGTAAAAGAAGCAGAACAAAGATTGCTTGAAAAATATACGAAAAGAGAAATCGCTGATGTTTTAGAAAAATTGGAAGCTCTTCCAGATCAATTAGAAGTTCATAAAAATATAGAAAGTTTACATATATATGTATCCAAAGACACTTTCGAATTTATTCGTACAAATATTCCAGTAACTAATGAAGGTGTTTGGGTTGACGATACTTTTCATATCAGACCTTTAATTAAAGCAATGAATCGTGTGACTGAATATTTGGTACTTTATTTAACGAAAAAAGGAGTTCATTTATATGTTGCGATTAACGATTCGATTGTTAGAGAAATTGAAAATGAAGATTTTCCATTCACAGAAAATAATTACAATTTAAGTCATTTGTTTAGCGATTCAGATGATCAAACGAACAAGATTAGAGAATTTTATAATCAAGTAGATAAAGCTGTACATCGCGCAAATCCAGAAGGAACTTTACAATGTTTAGTTGTTTCAACAGATGATAATTATGGTTTATTTATCGCTGAAGCTGATCATCCTACGATTTACTTAGGTAATATTTCAACTGATTTTAATTCACCAACTCAAAAGCATGATTTTATGGAAGCTGCAGGTGAATTTATCCAAAAATATCAGCACGATAATAGAACGAAATCTATTAACGAAATGAACGAAGCAGTAGGAAAAGGTTTAGTATTAACAGATTTAGAAGAGATTTATCAAGCAGCTATTGATGGTCGTGGCGATTTACTAATTGTTTATCAAGATTATCAACAGCCAGTTCTTATGAAAGACGATCGTACTTTTGAAATTGTAGATGATGCTACGGCGCCAGGAGTTTTAGATGATATTATAAGTACAATTGCTTGGGAAGTAATTTCTAAGAAAGGAAAAGCAATTTTTACGGGCCAAGATGAAATTAAAGATTTAGGAAATGTGGTTCTAAAAACACGTTATTAA